The following proteins are encoded in a genomic region of Neomonachus schauinslandi chromosome 7, ASM220157v2, whole genome shotgun sequence:
- the LOC123325296 gene encoding calmodulin-binding transcription activator 1-like, which produces MWRAEGKWLPKTSRKSVSQSVFCGTSTYCVLNTVPPLEDDHGNSNSSHVKIFLPKKLLECLPKCSSLPKERHRWNTNERS; this is translated from the coding sequence atgtggcGCGCGGAGGGGAAATGGCTGCCGAAAACAAGCCGGAAGAGCGTTTCCCAAAGTGTATTCTGCGGAACTAGCACCTACTGTGTTCTCAACACCGTGCCACCTCTAGAAGATGATCATGGGAACAGCAATAGTAGTCATGTAAAAATCTTTTTACCGAAAAAGCTGCTTGAATGTCTGCCGAAATGTTCAAGTTTACCCAAAGAGAGGCACCGTTGGAACACTAATGAGAGATCATGA